The following nucleotide sequence is from Anaerotignum faecicola.
GTGATCAACAGCGGCAGTTCGTCGCTGAAATTCCAGGTTATAGATCCGGAGACCGAGGACGTGCTTGCGAAGGGGGTATGTGAGCCGATCGGGATAGATGGAATATTCACATACAGGACGCATACGGGCATTTCCCCTGAAGGAATCGGTTCCGATGGAGAATCATACACAGGCGGTCCATACGCTTTTAGATATGCTGGCAGATGCGGAAAAGGGTGTCTTAAAGGATTTTCAGGAAATCAGCGTCATTGGCCACCGTCTGGTTCATGGCGGAGAGAAGTTCACCGGTTCCGTGGTGATTAATGACGAGGTAATTGAGGCCATGACGGAGTGCAACGATCTCGCTCCGCTTCATAATCCGGCAAATTTAGTGGGGGTGGAAGCGTGCCGCAGACTGATGCCGGACACTCTGATGGTAGGTGTGTTTG
It contains:
- a CDS encoding acetate kinase, whose product is MLADAEKGVLKDFQEISVIGHRLVHGGEKFTGSVVINDEVIEAMTECNDLAPLHNPANLVGVEACRRLMPDTLMVGVF